In the genome of Deinococcus deserti VCD115, one region contains:
- a CDS encoding response regulator has protein sequence MPAPYHYLLVDDDPTDRLLAEEAFNHLSSSCTLSCAASGEDALRQLRNGEVRPDVILLDINMPGLTGFQVLEQLKQEPSLRTIPVVMLSTSKANADITQAYNLNASSYLVKSSGFDAFVQQAEAFLSYWQANRVPMP, from the coding sequence ATGCCCGCTCCCTACCATTACCTGCTGGTGGACGATGATCCCACTGACCGCCTGCTGGCTGAAGAAGCCTTCAATCACCTCAGTTCCTCATGTACCCTCAGCTGCGCCGCAAGTGGCGAGGATGCACTCCGGCAGTTGAGGAATGGGGAAGTTCGTCCGGACGTCATTCTGCTGGACATCAATATGCCTGGCCTCACGGGGTTCCAGGTTCTGGAGCAGCTGAAACAGGAGCCGTCCTTGCGCACTATTCCGGTTGTGATGCTGTCCACCTCCAAGGCAAACGCGGATATCACGCAGGCCTATAACCTGAACGCGAGCTCCTACCTCGTAAAATCAAGTGGGTTCGACGCTTTCGTGCAGCAGGCGGAAGCCTTTCTGAGCTACTGGCAGGCCAACCGCGTGCCCATGCCCTGA
- a CDS encoding glycoside hydrolase family 16 protein: protein MNLEPESPHSDRILEDDSRALPAFRSPDQGPFAPQERSSYQLEFQEEFEGATLSEHRWLPFYLPHWSAREKSSARYTLPGKGLHLHIERDQEPWLPDIDGALRVSCLQTGSFSGPVGSCIGQHRFHPDLRVREEQPTLQLYAPLYGYFETRFQAVPIPGYMVALWMIGVETQPHESGEICICEVFGQDMTAETAQVRYGVHPFGDTSLYDEFYTETFQMDASQFHTYAVDWKPDSLTFFVDGVAVRTIHQSPSYPMQFMLTLYELPHQLTEASVDAPWPRTAHIDYVRGYRRRGQ from the coding sequence ATGAACCTTGAGCCTGAGTCGCCCCACAGTGATCGCATCCTGGAAGATGACAGTCGTGCCCTGCCAGCGTTCCGCTCACCGGATCAGGGACCGTTCGCCCCGCAAGAGAGATCCAGCTATCAACTCGAATTTCAGGAAGAGTTCGAGGGCGCAACACTCAGTGAACATCGTTGGCTTCCCTTTTATCTCCCGCACTGGAGTGCGCGGGAGAAATCTTCTGCCCGCTATACCCTTCCAGGAAAAGGGCTCCACCTTCATATCGAGCGGGATCAGGAGCCGTGGCTGCCTGACATTGACGGAGCGCTGCGCGTGTCCTGCCTGCAGACAGGGAGTTTCTCAGGGCCGGTGGGAAGCTGCATCGGGCAGCACCGGTTTCACCCGGACCTCCGCGTCCGTGAAGAGCAGCCGACCCTGCAGTTGTACGCGCCACTCTATGGGTATTTTGAGACGAGATTTCAGGCAGTTCCGATTCCAGGTTACATGGTGGCTCTCTGGATGATCGGCGTGGAGACGCAGCCGCATGAATCCGGCGAAATCTGTATCTGTGAAGTCTTTGGTCAGGACATGACGGCTGAGACAGCACAAGTCCGGTATGGTGTGCATCCGTTCGGAGACACGTCCCTGTACGATGAGTTCTACACGGAGACCTTCCAGATGGACGCCTCGCAGTTTCACACCTATGCGGTGGACTGGAAACCGGATAGTCTGACGTTTTTCGTGGATGGCGTAGCAGTGAGGACCATCCATCAGTCACCGAGCTACCCGATGCAGTTCATGCTGACGTTGTATGAGCTGCCGCATCAGCTTACCGAAGCCTCGGTGGATGCGCCGTGGCCCCGCACAGCGCACATCGACTACGTCCGGGGGTACCGCCGCCGGGGCCAGTGA
- a CDS encoding ABC transporter substrate-binding protein, with protein MKRIALLSLSLFASAQAATITIATVNNPDMVTMQKLTPEFNKKYPDINVKWVVLPENELRQKITLDVASGAGSFDIATVGAYEVPIWAKNGWLKPLTPLFSKNPAIASSYKLNDVLPGVRGALTVKGQLYAVPFYAESSMTFYNKDLFKAAGLTMPANPTWKQIQSFAAKIHNPSKGVYGICLRGLPGWGENMAVFSTVVNTFGGRWFDQNWNAQLNSPAWKNAMTFYVDTIRKYGPPGATSNGFTENLTLMSQGKCGMWVDATVAAGFLSDPSSSKITKSVGFAAAPVGTTPRGNAWYWSWNLAIPKSTKQEDAAFKFITWATSQEYIALVAKTKGTWASVPPGTRTSTYNNANYKKAAGAFSAQVLSSISKADVNKATKDPVPYTGIQYVAIPEFQALGTQVGQYLAGAISGQTTVDQALKQAQEAAQRVAKEGGYQK; from the coding sequence ATGAAGAGAATTGCCCTGCTCAGCCTCTCATTGTTCGCCAGTGCTCAGGCAGCAACCATCACCATCGCCACGGTCAATAACCCGGACATGGTGACCATGCAGAAACTCACCCCTGAGTTCAACAAGAAGTACCCGGATATCAACGTGAAATGGGTGGTGCTGCCCGAAAACGAACTGCGCCAGAAGATCACCCTGGATGTGGCGAGCGGCGCCGGTTCCTTCGATATTGCCACCGTGGGGGCCTACGAAGTGCCGATCTGGGCCAAGAACGGCTGGCTCAAGCCGCTGACCCCGCTGTTCAGTAAAAACCCGGCCATTGCCAGCAGCTACAAGCTGAATGACGTCCTGCCAGGGGTGCGCGGCGCACTGACTGTTAAGGGACAGCTGTACGCCGTACCCTTCTACGCCGAGAGCTCCATGACCTTCTACAACAAGGACCTCTTCAAGGCCGCTGGCCTGACCATGCCCGCCAACCCTACCTGGAAACAGATTCAGAGCTTCGCCGCCAAAATCCACAATCCCTCCAAGGGCGTATACGGCATCTGCCTGCGTGGTCTGCCTGGTTGGGGCGAGAACATGGCTGTGTTTTCCACCGTAGTCAACACGTTTGGCGGCCGCTGGTTTGACCAGAACTGGAATGCTCAGCTGAACTCTCCGGCCTGGAAAAACGCCATGACCTTCTACGTGGACACCATCCGCAAGTATGGCCCTCCCGGCGCTACGTCCAACGGCTTTACCGAGAACCTCACCCTGATGAGCCAGGGCAAATGCGGTATGTGGGTGGACGCCACCGTGGCCGCCGGCTTCCTGAGCGACCCCAGCAGCAGCAAGATCACCAAGTCGGTTGGCTTCGCCGCCGCACCTGTGGGCACCACTCCGCGCGGCAATGCGTGGTACTGGAGCTGGAACCTGGCCATTCCCAAGAGCACCAAACAGGAGGACGCCGCGTTCAAGTTCATCACCTGGGCCACCAGCCAGGAGTACATCGCCCTGGTCGCCAAGACCAAGGGCACCTGGGCCAGCGTGCCTCCCGGCACCCGCACCAGCACCTACAACAACGCCAACTACAAGAAGGCCGCTGGAGCATTCAGCGCTCAGGTGCTGAGCTCCATCAGCAAGGCCGACGTGAACAAGGCCACCAAGGATCCAGTGCCTTACACCGGCATCCAGTACGTTGCTATCCCCGAATTCCAGGCACTGGGCACCCAGGTGGGCCAGTACCTCGCCGGCGCCATCAGCGGCCAGACCACTGTCGACCAGGCCCTGAAGCAGGCCCAGGAAGCAGCCCAGCGGGTGGCCAAGGAAGGCGGCTACCAGAAGTAA
- a CDS encoding carbohydrate ABC transporter permease — MTAITPPTTVTTTSPAPKRGLRLTPSVLIWPAMLYLILTTQVPFFMTVYYSFFRYNLVDPSSRPFIGVQNYVTLLTDPQNLRILGNTVLLAGGSLLLTLILGGALALLLNRQFAGRALLRTLMISSFLVMPIVTAVIWKNMLLNPVFGFFSWVVASLGGQPVDWLAQYPMASVIAMVTWEWTPFAMLILLTGLQSLPDDQIEAARLDGASPMQEFRHIVLPHWMQAIQVVVLMETIALLQVYGEIYGSTSGGPGVATTNLPYFIYQKAFAEYNIGLASAAGVITVILTNILAVYLLKLINRSTSSRGG, encoded by the coding sequence ATGACGGCTATCACGCCCCCTACAACCGTGACCACCACGTCGCCGGCTCCCAAGCGCGGTCTGCGCCTTACTCCCTCCGTGCTGATCTGGCCGGCGATGCTGTATCTGATTCTGACCACCCAGGTGCCGTTCTTCATGACGGTGTACTACTCGTTCTTCAGGTATAACCTCGTCGATCCCAGCAGCCGGCCGTTCATTGGTGTACAGAACTACGTCACGCTGCTGACCGATCCACAGAACCTGCGCATCCTGGGCAACACCGTGCTACTTGCCGGCGGCAGCCTGCTGCTGACCCTGATTCTGGGCGGAGCGCTGGCGCTGCTGCTCAACCGGCAGTTTGCCGGACGGGCCCTGCTGCGCACCCTGATGATCAGCTCCTTCCTGGTGATGCCGATCGTCACCGCTGTCATCTGGAAGAACATGCTGCTCAACCCGGTGTTCGGCTTCTTCTCCTGGGTGGTCGCCAGCCTGGGAGGTCAGCCGGTCGACTGGCTCGCGCAGTACCCGATGGCCAGCGTGATCGCCATGGTCACCTGGGAGTGGACGCCCTTCGCCATGCTGATCCTGCTCACCGGCCTCCAGAGCCTGCCGGACGACCAGATCGAAGCTGCCCGGCTCGACGGCGCCAGCCCCATGCAGGAATTCCGGCACATCGTGCTGCCGCACTGGATGCAGGCTATCCAGGTGGTCGTGCTGATGGAAACCATCGCGCTGCTTCAGGTGTACGGTGAGATCTACGGCTCCACCTCCGGAGGCCCTGGCGTGGCCACCACAAATTTGCCTTATTTCATCTACCAGAAGGCCTTTGCCGAGTACAACATCGGCCTGGCGAGCGCTGCAGGGGTCATCACGGTCATCCTCACCAACATCCTGGCCGTGTACCTGCTCAAACTCATCAACCGCTCGACCAGCAGCCGGGGAGGCTGA
- a CDS encoding metal-dependent transcriptional regulator, whose amino-acid sequence MHRKALVLSYHREVRERLTPQSEDCLKAIYLLSREGKAGTQDIAQSLGITSASVTGMLKRLAELQLVSYQAYKGVQLTAAGESVALEILRHHRIIEAYLHHSLGVPLEELHQEADRLEHHISESLEARLFAALGAPTHDPHGDPIPSLTGVMPREARRSLMDVRAGETVRVGRLAQNDPSRLAALASLGVVPGTDLEVLEVDSLGVIRVQLPDSDSFALGTTVAEGIWVEDEVASALKETPATL is encoded by the coding sequence ATGCATCGTAAAGCGCTGGTACTGAGCTACCATAGGGAAGTGCGCGAGAGACTTACCCCGCAGTCGGAAGATTGCCTGAAAGCTATTTATCTTCTTTCTCGGGAGGGGAAAGCGGGCACACAGGATATTGCCCAGTCGCTTGGGATCACTTCAGCCTCCGTAACGGGAATGCTCAAACGTCTGGCCGAGCTCCAACTGGTGAGTTATCAGGCGTATAAAGGCGTCCAGCTGACAGCTGCTGGGGAATCGGTCGCACTGGAAATTCTACGCCATCACCGGATAATCGAAGCATATTTACATCATTCGCTCGGCGTTCCCCTCGAAGAGCTGCATCAGGAAGCAGACCGTCTGGAGCATCATATTTCAGAATCCCTCGAGGCGCGTCTGTTCGCTGCGCTGGGTGCACCCACACACGACCCACATGGTGATCCCATTCCTTCGCTGACAGGAGTCATGCCGCGTGAAGCCAGACGTTCACTGATGGACGTCCGGGCAGGTGAAACCGTACGTGTCGGACGGCTGGCTCAAAATGACCCCTCACGTCTGGCGGCCCTGGCCAGCTTGGGAGTGGTACCGGGAACCGACCTGGAAGTGCTGGAAGTCGATTCCCTTGGTGTAATCCGCGTTCAGCTCCCTGACAGTGACTCCTTCGCCCTGGGGACAACTGTGGCTGAAGGCATCTGGGTGGAGGATGAAGTCGCCTCAGCCCTCAAGGAAACACCAGCTACGTTGTAA
- a CDS encoding LacI family DNA-binding transcriptional regulator, with product MATIQDVARLAGVSPTTAKRALREPDKLTPDTLARVQAAVQTLAYEPDQRAGSLRGGQSRTIGLTVASIVEPFFAEFARTVSRTLGEAGYTIIISEIEYTAAREVKELQRLYGQRVAGILLRPGYGPESRAYIHRLVSKGVHILEYDYVPPGSPYPHVNVDHVGAIRQAVQYLHSLGHRHIAALGTYHPLIHPETRSQSFPAIMAELGLTVLPEYQRVTLLTEETAFRLTHELMALPTPPTAIIALAGTQGIGAFRAIRERGWKIPDDISLVTFDNYSWTSLVTPPVTVIEQPVHDMAVTAARNMIALLEGHTVTSQVFPANLIPRQSCAPPRSAISSKVG from the coding sequence GTGGCCACCATCCAAGACGTCGCTCGCCTCGCTGGCGTCTCTCCTACCACCGCCAAACGAGCCCTGCGGGAACCCGACAAACTTACGCCGGACACCCTGGCCCGGGTTCAAGCCGCCGTCCAGACACTGGCATACGAGCCGGATCAACGTGCTGGCAGTCTTCGGGGAGGTCAGAGCCGAACCATCGGCCTGACCGTGGCCAGCATCGTGGAACCTTTCTTTGCTGAATTCGCGCGGACCGTCAGCCGGACCCTGGGCGAGGCCGGGTACACGATTATCATCAGCGAAATCGAATACACCGCCGCCCGTGAAGTCAAAGAACTTCAGCGGCTGTACGGGCAGCGTGTTGCCGGCATCCTGCTCCGACCCGGCTACGGGCCAGAAAGCCGCGCTTACATCCACCGCCTCGTATCCAAAGGCGTTCACATCCTGGAATACGACTATGTCCCCCCAGGCAGCCCGTATCCCCACGTCAACGTCGATCACGTGGGCGCCATAAGGCAGGCTGTGCAGTACCTGCACTCGCTTGGGCACCGGCACATCGCCGCTCTTGGCACCTACCACCCTCTGATTCATCCCGAGACTCGCAGTCAGTCTTTTCCTGCAATCATGGCCGAACTGGGCCTGACGGTCCTCCCGGAATATCAGCGCGTCACCCTCCTCACCGAGGAGACGGCCTTTCGCCTCACCCACGAACTGATGGCCCTGCCCACCCCACCCACCGCCATCATCGCCCTGGCCGGCACTCAGGGTATCGGCGCCTTCCGCGCCATCCGGGAGCGCGGCTGGAAGATTCCGGACGACATCAGCCTGGTGACGTTTGACAACTACTCCTGGACGTCCCTGGTCACCCCTCCGGTCACAGTTATCGAGCAGCCGGTTCACGATATGGCTGTCACAGCTGCCCGGAACATGATCGCCCTTCTGGAAGGCCACACCGTGACCAGCCAGGTGTTCCCCGCCAACCTGATACCCCGGCAGAGCTGCGCTCCTCCGCGCAGCGCGATCTCCAGCAAAGTCGGGTAG
- a CDS encoding carbohydrate ABC transporter permease — protein MTASPFIRNVSDRHRVRNILLTVLTYLLAAAFLFPLVWMFMAAFKTEAQAFAAPPVFSFTPIFDNFERALPGYLPALKNSLVAAVGSTILAFILGLPAAFALAVYPTRRAQGVLTWMLSTKFMPAVGVIVPLFLLFRNLQLLDTLPGLILMYTTMNLPLVVWMMHSYMTEIPFAIYEAAKVDGATVGQEFFRIALPLSTPGMAATALLCLIFAWNEVFFALNLTSSDAAPLSVFIGSFKTSMGLFWAQLSAAAVLTVLPVLIFGWVAQRQLVRGLSFGAVK, from the coding sequence ATGACCGCTTCACCCTTTATCCGTAACGTCAGCGATCGCCACCGCGTGCGCAATATCCTGCTGACGGTCCTGACGTACCTGCTCGCCGCGGCCTTCCTGTTCCCGCTGGTGTGGATGTTCATGGCCGCCTTCAAAACGGAAGCGCAGGCATTCGCCGCGCCGCCAGTATTCAGCTTCACGCCTATCTTCGACAACTTCGAACGGGCCCTGCCCGGCTACCTTCCCGCACTGAAGAACAGCTTGGTTGCTGCGGTCGGTTCGACCATCCTGGCGTTCATCCTGGGCCTGCCGGCCGCCTTTGCGCTTGCGGTGTACCCGACCCGCCGCGCCCAGGGCGTGCTGACCTGGATGCTGAGCACGAAGTTCATGCCAGCTGTCGGCGTGATCGTGCCGCTGTTCCTGCTGTTCCGTAACCTGCAGCTGCTCGACACCCTGCCCGGCCTGATCCTGATGTACACCACCATGAACCTGCCGCTGGTCGTGTGGATGATGCACTCGTACATGACCGAGATCCCCTTCGCGATCTATGAGGCCGCGAAGGTGGACGGCGCCACCGTGGGCCAGGAGTTCTTCCGGATTGCCCTGCCGCTCTCGACTCCTGGCATGGCCGCTACCGCGCTGTTGTGCCTGATCTTCGCGTGGAACGAGGTGTTCTTCGCGCTGAACCTGACGAGTTCCGATGCGGCGCCCCTGAGTGTGTTTATCGGTTCGTTCAAAACCAGCATGGGTCTGTTCTGGGCGCAGCTGAGCGCTGCGGCCGTCCTGACGGTGCTGCCGGTGCTGATTTTCGGCTGGGTCGCCCAGCGTCAGCTGGTCCGTGGTCTGAGCTTCGGCGCCGTGAAGTAA
- a CDS encoding chemotaxis protein CheB translates to MLPYWLVVIGASAGGTKPLMDLVANLPADFPAAVCLTTHIPPYTPSHLPEILGRSGLLPVVHAQDGEPIQPGRIYCAVPDHHLLLQDECLGVKKGPKENRVRPAVDTLFRSAAYSAGPGVIGVVLSGMLDDGTSGLWTIKQFGGIAIVQDPEDAEHSSMPASALNQVEVDHTVRGQDLGDLLVQLVAEPLPYAAGVDIDPATQHRVKTEVKIALSDHAFRKGVMEFGKVTPQTCPECGGVLVQIKEGGFTRYRCHTGHAYTGDTLLVGVTEHVEETLWRTMRTMEEAVMLLENTGREFAQAGDQRLAEAYKRKARDLEERSVLIFRDVTENERLSVDTLKNEVQHRNP, encoded by the coding sequence ATGCTGCCGTATTGGTTGGTTGTCATTGGCGCTTCGGCGGGAGGAACCAAACCCCTCATGGACCTGGTGGCCAATCTCCCTGCCGATTTTCCAGCAGCTGTCTGCCTCACCACTCACATCCCGCCCTACACCCCCAGCCATCTCCCTGAGATTCTCGGCCGATCCGGGCTCCTTCCTGTAGTTCATGCTCAGGACGGCGAACCCATCCAGCCGGGCCGGATTTACTGCGCCGTTCCTGACCACCACCTGCTGCTTCAGGACGAGTGCCTGGGAGTCAAGAAGGGCCCGAAGGAGAACCGGGTGCGCCCAGCAGTAGACACGCTGTTTCGCTCAGCTGCCTATAGTGCGGGACCCGGTGTCATTGGGGTCGTTCTCAGCGGCATGCTTGATGACGGGACCTCAGGACTGTGGACCATCAAGCAGTTCGGCGGTATCGCTATCGTACAGGACCCCGAGGATGCAGAACATAGTTCGATGCCAGCCAGTGCACTGAACCAGGTCGAGGTCGATCACACCGTGCGAGGTCAGGACCTGGGCGACCTGCTGGTACAGCTTGTCGCTGAACCTCTTCCATATGCTGCAGGGGTGGACATCGATCCGGCCACCCAGCACCGGGTCAAAACAGAAGTAAAAATCGCGTTGAGTGATCATGCGTTCCGGAAGGGCGTGATGGAGTTCGGGAAAGTGACGCCACAGACCTGTCCGGAGTGCGGCGGTGTGCTGGTGCAGATCAAGGAAGGGGGCTTTACGCGCTACCGTTGTCACACCGGTCATGCCTACACGGGAGACACACTGCTGGTGGGTGTGACTGAGCACGTTGAGGAAACCCTCTGGCGGACGATGCGCACCATGGAAGAGGCGGTCATGCTGCTGGAAAACACAGGTCGCGAGTTCGCCCAGGCGGGTGATCAGCGGCTGGCCGAAGCGTATAAGCGGAAAGCCAGGGACCTGGAGGAACGGAGCGTTCTTATTTTCAGGGACGTAACGGAGAATGAACGGCTGAGTGTGGACACTCTGAAAAATGAAGTTCAACACCGGAACCCGTGA
- a CDS encoding helix-turn-helix domain-containing protein, whose product MNDPRRWLQPAPDGSWPIEVLLDEVPDLIFYVKDVQGRYVSVNETLRRRCGAQHKRDVLGRTAAEVFTGEPGHRFNEQDDYAMRHRRELRDVLEMYVGPQGEALWCLTHKLPVVNDDGVVVGLAGVSRDVPPLSERHADFARVAQALAFMHAHFARPLRTSALAAQVGLSEDSFERLMRRVCHMTPKQFLLRVRFDAALRLLRESRRSVADIAHECGYSDHSAFSRKFRAMTGFTPQEYRHRLQHAGRDD is encoded by the coding sequence ATGAATGATCCTCGGCGCTGGTTGCAGCCGGCTCCAGACGGCAGCTGGCCGATAGAGGTGCTTCTGGATGAGGTGCCTGATCTGATCTTTTACGTGAAGGACGTGCAGGGGCGGTACGTCAGCGTGAATGAAACGCTGCGAAGACGTTGCGGCGCACAGCACAAGCGCGATGTGCTCGGGCGGACTGCTGCGGAGGTATTTACCGGTGAGCCGGGCCACCGGTTTAACGAACAGGACGACTATGCGATGCGTCATCGCCGCGAGTTGCGGGACGTGCTGGAAATGTACGTCGGACCGCAGGGGGAAGCCCTGTGGTGTCTGACACATAAGTTGCCGGTGGTAAACGACGATGGTGTGGTCGTGGGCCTCGCGGGGGTCTCGCGGGATGTACCGCCGCTCAGTGAACGTCACGCGGACTTTGCACGGGTCGCGCAGGCACTGGCGTTTATGCATGCCCATTTTGCGCGGCCTCTGCGAACGTCAGCACTTGCGGCGCAGGTCGGGTTGTCTGAGGACAGTTTTGAACGGCTGATGCGGAGGGTCTGCCACATGACCCCCAAGCAGTTTCTGCTGCGGGTGCGTTTTGACGCCGCCCTTCGCCTGCTGCGCGAGAGCCGCCGCTCGGTCGCCGATATTGCTCACGAATGCGGTTACAGCGACCACAGCGCCTTCAGCCGGAAGTTCCGGGCTATGACGGGCTTCACACCTCAGGAATACCGTCACCGCCTCCAGCACGCTGGCCGGGATGATTAG
- a CDS encoding DMT family transporter yields the protein MTQAHSVPISPVSTNHREEVSGIGLALVSAAASGTLGVWGKLAMGLSLSTPTLLTWRFGLTTLLLLALGSFKVSRRERVTLLLLGVLYAGTTVAYFMALTRITASTSALLVYVAPAFVILYGVMARVRPTRWQLGALACTLLGLTVVIGMPGAADGDVLGLLFGGLSGALYGAYLFASGRVARDVPPLTLTAHVTLVCTATFMLMGGVTGQLAVPVMLEHWGVILAMILIPTLVALPALAGAVRRIGAARVSLLASTDPLWAVAFATLLLGEVLAVSQVLGGLLILVGAAFAQRSDRAAPAQ from the coding sequence ATGACTCAGGCCCACTCCGTCCCAATCTCTCCGGTCAGCACGAATCACCGCGAGGAGGTGTCCGGGATCGGACTGGCACTGGTGTCCGCCGCCGCATCAGGGACGCTGGGAGTGTGGGGCAAACTGGCAATGGGCCTTTCGCTCAGCACACCCACGCTGCTCACCTGGCGGTTCGGGCTCACGACGCTGCTGCTCCTTGCCCTCGGCTCGTTCAAGGTCTCCAGGCGTGAGCGTGTCACCCTGCTGCTCCTGGGCGTTCTCTATGCCGGCACCACCGTCGCGTACTTCATGGCACTGACGCGTATCACTGCGAGCACATCCGCGCTGCTGGTGTATGTGGCGCCGGCCTTCGTGATTCTGTACGGGGTCATGGCACGCGTCCGGCCCACACGGTGGCAGCTCGGGGCCTTGGCCTGCACGCTGCTGGGCCTCACAGTCGTGATCGGCATGCCGGGTGCGGCAGACGGTGACGTGCTGGGACTGCTGTTCGGAGGGCTCTCCGGCGCGCTGTACGGCGCTTATCTGTTTGCGAGTGGCCGCGTAGCGCGTGACGTGCCCCCGCTCACCCTGACCGCGCACGTGACCCTGGTGTGCACTGCAACGTTCATGCTGATGGGCGGCGTGACAGGACAACTGGCCGTACCGGTCATGCTGGAGCACTGGGGGGTCATTCTCGCGATGATCCTGATTCCCACGCTGGTCGCGTTGCCGGCGCTGGCGGGTGCCGTGCGCCGCATAGGGGCAGCGCGGGTCAGTTTGCTGGCGAGTACAGATCCGCTGTGGGCCGTTGCATTTGCGACGTTGCTGCTTGGCGAGGTGCTCGCAGTGTCACAGGTACTGGGCGGTCTGCTGATCCTGGTCGGGGCTGCATTCGCGCAGCGGTCCGACCGGGCAGCTCCCGCTCAGTGA
- a CDS encoding DMT family transporter has product MSTVPVRSAASRERSVGYACALITVVIWSGFILVSRLGAQGTLSAFDVAALRFGVSGLVMLPYLLRHGTGGLTLLQVAALGVTAGLGYALLAYSGFHFAPAAHAAVFMPGMLPFFTAALAWWLLGERWTRGRLLGLAVVAAGVALLVADELGRGGTTWRGDLLFLSASVSWAVFGVLARRWRVQPLQATAVIGVFCLVTYWPPYLLSGHSNLLEAPLAEVVIQGVYQGLLAVVVALITYTRALQILGPNLTTTITSLTPALAALSAVPLLGEELSALAVLGVMIVTLGVLVSVIRPRSTPTAQVSDED; this is encoded by the coding sequence GTGAGCACGGTCCCGGTCAGGTCGGCCGCCTCCCGAGAGCGTTCTGTGGGGTATGCCTGCGCGCTCATTACCGTGGTGATCTGGTCGGGGTTCATCCTGGTATCGCGCCTGGGCGCGCAGGGCACCCTGTCGGCCTTTGACGTGGCCGCCCTGCGGTTCGGCGTGTCCGGCCTGGTCATGCTGCCGTACCTGCTGCGGCATGGCACCGGTGGATTGACCCTGCTCCAGGTCGCCGCTCTCGGAGTGACTGCGGGGTTGGGGTACGCCCTGCTCGCGTACTCGGGGTTTCATTTTGCGCCCGCAGCGCACGCGGCAGTGTTTATGCCAGGTATGCTTCCATTCTTCACTGCTGCGCTGGCGTGGTGGTTGCTCGGAGAGCGCTGGACACGCGGCCGCCTGCTGGGTCTGGCCGTTGTGGCGGCAGGCGTTGCGCTGCTTGTGGCGGACGAACTCGGACGCGGCGGCACCACCTGGCGGGGCGACCTGTTGTTTTTAAGTGCGTCGGTCTCGTGGGCTGTTTTCGGAGTACTTGCGCGTCGGTGGCGGGTGCAACCCCTTCAGGCGACGGCGGTGATTGGGGTGTTCTGCCTGGTGACGTACTGGCCGCCGTACCTGCTGTCCGGGCACTCGAATCTGCTTGAAGCCCCTCTCGCAGAGGTCGTCATACAGGGGGTGTATCAGGGCCTGCTTGCGGTCGTGGTCGCGCTGATCACCTACACCCGCGCGCTTCAGATCCTGGGCCCCAACCTCACCACGACGATCACGTCTCTTACGCCCGCTCTCGCGGCGCTTTCGGCTGTGCCCCTGCTCGGGGAAGAATTGTCTGCGCTCGCCGTGCTGGGCGTAATGATTGTCACCCTGGGCGTGCTCGTGAGCGTCATTCGTCCAAGATCAACGCCGACGGCTCAGGTATCAGATGAAGATTGA